TATGGGCACGGGGGCGGGGCTGCGCAAGGTCAGCGAAGTGGTGGGCAACCTCTTTCGCTACTACATGGAGAACCCCGCTGAGGTGCCGCAGTTGGCAGTGGCGAGCGAGGAGAGGACGCCCGCGCCTGACAAGAACCCGCCCGACCTGGCGCGGCGGGTGTGCGACTACATCGCGGGCATGACCGACCGCTACGCCAAGCAGCAGTTCATCGCCTACTTCCTGCCGGAGGACTGGCGGGCGGGGTAGGCGAGGGTGCTTCGCCTCGCTTGAGGCTAAATGACGCGGCTGGGAAGAGCGAGTGCCCTGGCGGGAGGCTGTTTGGCCATTCGATGGCGGCGGTGAAGTAGGACCGCTTGCCGCGGGTGCGCACCCGTGATTCCCACTCCGGCGGCACGGGCGCTTCCAGCGCCAGCCACTACACCGCCAAGGTGAGGGCGACGACAAGGGTGGGATGCGCGCGCCGGTGCGCAGCCGGCAAGCCTCCAGGCTAAAGTGCTGTTTGCTGTCCTCTTGATCTGCGAGATCAATGAGTCGCTAGACGCGCTATCGCCGCCACGATAAAGAACACGAGTATGGCGGCAATGCTCATGTGCAGCGCTGGCTCGTCATCGGTCCACAACGGGCGTCGCTCGAGGCCCAGGACGCGGCGCGCATAGGGCCAAAGCAGCAGCAGGGTGATCACGCCGCCAACGATCAGGGGGATCAACGCGCCCGCCACTGTCGCCGGACCGATGGCGCTTCCGGCCCCAGGCAGCGGCTGGGCGCCCACCAGCGGCACCACCATATGAAAGACGGCGGCCGACCAGCCGCCGAACATGAAGCACCACACGGGCGCACCCGGTCGGGCCAGGGCCTGGTGCTGCGCCGCGTAAATCAACGCCACCGCGGTCGCCAGAGCGGCGTCGAGCATCAGCAGAGGCGGGCTCGGGACAACAGTCAGCACCCACACGAAGCCGGCAGCGGCGATGCCGCACAGTGCGGTGTCGAAACGCGTGTCCGGTGCCCGTTCCGGGCCCTCGTTGCCTGACGGCGGCCGCGTGGCCACGTTCCTCTCCCCGCTCCGACCAGTCCCTCAACCCACGCTACGCGGAGCGCGCCGTCCGCGGCGGCAACGCCCGCCCTACGGTAGCCCGGCGAGACCGCGAGCCTACCGGGAATCCGCATCTATCCGCGCAATCGGCCGACAGCGCTTCCGCAGGACCGCTACCCCCGCCCCTCCCACCAGTAGGTGCGGAATTCCTCCATCGCATCGCACAACGGGTCCACGTTCTCGGGCGGCGTCGGCGGGTACATGCCGACCAGCAGCCCCAGGCCGCCGGCGGGCGAGCCCAGCTTGCGCACCTTGGCCACCAGCGCGCGATTGGTCGCCAACAGGGCCTGCGCAGTCGGCGTCCGCAAGGGAGCGAGAAAGCGGCTGAAGGCGCTCTGGCTGGGCAGCGCGGCCAGGCCGGTCAATTGCGGAAACACTGCATCGTCGCCCAATTCGGCAACGTGGGCCCGGCGCGAGCGATCCAGCACCAGGCCATACAACAGCCCCAGCAGGAAACGCGCGGCAGGGTAGCGGGTGCGCGGAAGATTCGGCAACGCCGCCAGCGACTGCGGCAAGCCCAGCCGCTGCAGAAACTGCGCCAACAGCCCGGCGCCGCCAAAACCGGTGAGACTCGGCTCGGTCGCTTCGATGCGATAAGACAGGGGCTTGGCCGCCGGTTGTTTGGAGGGCTTGCCCGTCGCTTTGGCGGAAGGCTTGACGAGGTGGGTTTGCGGCGCGATAATAGCCATGCGGGAAGCGCTTCCTTGTCGCGAGATTGCAGGCTGCACTCTCATTCGACATAGGCAAGCGCTTCCTTGCTTGTGGGGCTGACATTATGCCCAACACGGGTGCGTTCATTCGATCACCCATCAGGTGAATGCTTCACGCTCATAATGCATAATCCGGGTTAGAGGTGCTCGGCGATGAACGCGGCTGCATCGGCGACGTACTCGGCCGGAAACTGGTGGCCGGCGTCGTAGAGTACCAGCTTGGTGTTCGCTCCCTCAATCAGCCGGTAGAGTTGGCGCGCCTGCGCCTCACCGATCATGTCGTCCTGCTTGCCCATGAGCAGGCAAAAAGGCCGATTCCCGATGCCGCGCGCGTAGTTGGCCGCCGTGAGAACGACATCGTGGTTCCAGGAGCTGGGCACGGCGCAGGCCACGCTAGCCTTGATGCGTGGCTCCGTGGCCGTCAAGGCGAGGGCCTCGAACCCGCCCATGCTATAGCCGAACACACCGATGCGCTGCATGTCAATGTCGCTGCGCGTGGCCAGGTAGTCCATGGCGCGGCGGCTGTCAATCACCGTCTGCACGATGATCTCGCGCAGGGTGAAGTAGTTCTTGCGCGTCGGAGCGCCCGGCTCGTTGTAGAGGTTGACGACCTGGTAATCGTTCTCGGCGATGCGGTCGCCGTGGCCCTGGGCGTCGAGCGCAAACACGGCGTAGCCCTTCGCCAGCAGCGCCTTGCGCGCTACGCCGCCGCTGATGTAGCTGCCGTCCTCCCACCAGTCGGCCTTCGATCCCGACCAGCCATGCAGGAGCAGCACGCACGGATACGGCGGCTTGCCCGCCGTGGGGAGCTCGAGATACCCCGGCACCAGGAAGCTGCGCGCGCTGCGGAACACCACTTTCCGGCGCACGCTCGTCGCCTCCTCCTGCAATTCCACCACGCGCGCCTCGAGCGGGATCTGCTGATCGTAATCGTAGAAGGCGGTCAGGACCTTGAAGGACTCCTCGCTGATGCGCGCGGGAGTGCTTTGCGCCCACACGGCGCCCGCCAGCGCGAGACCGGCAGCGACCAGCATCAGGAATGTCGGAGAAGGTGGAAATGCTGTGTTGCTCATGACGGATCCGTCTCCGTTGCCGCCCTACGGGCGGAAATGTGCCTCAATCGGCCGACAGCGCTTCCGCAGGCCCGCTACCCCCGCCCGTCCCACCAGTAGGTGCGGAATTCCTCCATCGCATCGCACAACGCGTCCACGTTCTCCGGCGGCGTCGGCGGGTAGATGCCGACCAGCAGCTCCAGGCCCCCTGCCGGCGAGCCCAGCTTGCGCACCTCCTCCTCGATCAGGTCGCGGATCTCGCGGCGCGTGCCGAAGGGGACGATCTTCTGGCGATCAATGTCCAAGCGGATGCACGCGCGCCCCTTCACCTCGCGCACGAGGTTGTCAATGCCGTTGCACAGGTCCTGCGGATTGACGATGGTGACGCCGCAGTCAATGAGTTGGCCCAGCAACTCCATGACGTAGCCGTCGCTGTGGAAGGCGACGTGGCAGCCGGCGTCGCGGCAGGGCTTGATCAGCCGCTTGTACACCGGCGCGACGTACCCGGCGAACGCCCGCGGGCTGATGATGGAGGCGGTCTGGGTGCCCAGGTCCTCGCCAAACCCCATCACGTCCACGCCGATGTCAAGCCAGGCGCCGATGAGCCGCCGATTGTGCTCCGCCAGCAGCTCGATGAGCCGGGGCAGCCGCGGGTCATCGGTGGCGATGTCGAACATCAGGTTCTCGAACCCCCGCAGGTACCACATGCGCATCAGCAGAAAGCCGTGCCTCACCCCGCCCGTGACCAGCCGCTCCTCGCGCCGGGCCTGTTCGGCATCGCTGCGCGCCTTCTCCCAGTTCGCCGGCTCGCGGTCCCATTGCACCAGCGGATCGGGCGCGCGGTAGGTCTCGAGCTTGTCCCAGTCGGCCAGGGGATGTCCTTCCACCTGTCCCTCGATCCCAGCGATCTCGCTGTACCACACGCAGCCCCAGGCATCGGTGAAGCGCTCTCCCGCGCGATGGGCCGCGCCGTAGTCCCACTCATCGTAGTCGCGCTCACCCGGCTCAAAGCCGGGGAACAGCGTCGGGTGGCGCGCCAGCACTTGCTCCAGCTCGCCGCGCCACTGGTCCCACGATGCGCCGGAGATGCTAACACTGCACGGCATCCATTCCGGCCCGGTCATGGAGGCGTTGCGCAGGTAGTTTTCGCGTTCCGAAAGGGGCATACGCTACCTCGATTCCACCCGACTCAAGATTCCTCGCCGGGGACGCTATTGCGCGCGAGGGCCCGACACCATCGGCTTCTTCTCTTGGGCGTCCGCCCCTTCCGCGTTCATCCGCCGACGGTGTTTCCGCCGCTCGCGGCCGCGGCGACCAGGTCGCCGATCTCGCTCGTGGGCAGGCCCCCGGTCGCGGACATGGTGGGGATCTTGCCGCCGGCGAGCACGCTCTGGATCGCCCGCTCCATGCGCTGCGCGGTCTCCGCCTCGCCCAAGTGCTCGGCCATCATCTGCGCGGCGGAAATGGCGGCCAGCGGGTTAGCCTTGTTCTGCCCCGCGTATTTGGGGGCGGAGCCGTGAATGGGCTCGAACATGGATACCCCCTCGGGATTGAGGTTGCCCGAGGCGGCGATACCCATGCCGCCCTGGATCATGGCCCCCAGGTCGGTGATGATGTCGCCGAACATGTTGCAGGTGACGATGACGTCGAACCACTCCGGGTTCTTCACCATCCACATGCAAGTTGCATCTACGTAGGCGTGGTCCTGCTCGATGTCAGGGTAGTCCGCGCCCACCTCGCGAAAGACGCGCTGCCACAGGTCGTGGCCGTAGGTCAGGACATTGGACTTGTCACACAGGGTGAGCTTGCGCCCGCGGTTGCGCTTGCGCGTCAGCTCGTAGGCGAAGCGGATGCAGCGCTCGGTGCCCTTGCGGGTATAGACCATCTCCTGCACCGCCACCTCGTCGGGCGTGCCCTTGTGGACGAAGCCGCCGCTGCCGATGTAGAGGCACTCGGTGTTCTCGCGCACGACCACGAAGTCAATGTCGGCCGGGCCTTTGTCCTTGACCGGCGTCCACACTCCGGCGTAGAGCTTGATGGGGCGCAGGTTGATATACTGATCGAGGCCGAAACGCAGCGCCAGCAGCAGCCCCTGCTCGAGGATACCGGCCTTGACCTCGGGATGGCCGACCGCCCCCAGGTAGATGGCGTCGAAGCCCCGCAGCTCATCAAGCGCCCCCGGCGGCAGCGCCTCACCGGTGCGCAGGTAGCGCTCACCGCCGAAGTCGAAGTTGACCAGCTCATACTTCATGCCCGTGGCGGCGGCCGCCGCCTGCAGCACCTTGAGCCCTTCGGCCACGACCTCGGGACCGATGCCGTCGCCGGGTATGACTGCGATCTTGTAGGTCTTCATGCCGATGCATCCCCTTGCCGATCAGACAACCACAACGCGGGGATTATAGCACAGCCTGCGCGCGCAGAGAAACGACTGCGGCGCGAAGAAGGGCTTCGAGGGAACACCACGCTATAATGAGGATGAGCGACCATGACCAAGTTCCCCACCGTTGACCTCAGCCGGTATTTCAACGCCCCTGCCAAGCCCCGGGGCAAGGGATGGAGCGCCGCCGCGGACGATTCCTGGCCCGGCGCCCTCAGCGCAGCTTCGCGATGCCCGCCGCTAGCTGGTCCGGCCCAAGCGCGATGCAACCCGCGGGGCCCACTAACTCCTGCCCGTCGCGCAGTACCCACCGCATGAACTCCTGGACGAGGCCCGTCGGCTTACCCCTGGTGAGCAGGTAAACCTCGTGCGTCAGCAGCGGCGGATAGACGCCGGCGGCAATCGCCGTTCTCGCCTGGCCGA
The window above is part of the Armatimonadota bacterium genome. Proteins encoded here:
- a CDS encoding alpha/beta fold hydrolase, producing the protein MSNTAFPPSPTFLMLVAAGLALAGAVWAQSTPARISEESFKVLTAFYDYDQQIPLEARVVELQEEATSVRRKVVFRSARSFLVPGYLELPTAGKPPYPCVLLLHGWSGSKADWWEDGSYISGGVARKALLAKGYAVFALDAQGHGDRIAENDYQVVNLYNEPGAPTRKNYFTLREIIVQTVIDSRRAMDYLATRSDIDMQRIGVFGYSMGGFEALALTATEPRIKASVACAVPSSWNHDVVLTAANYARGIGNRPFCLLMGKQDDMIGEAQARQLYRLIEGANTKLVLYDAGHQFPAEYVADAAAFIAEHL
- a CDS encoding uroporphyrinogen decarboxylase family protein, which produces MPLSERENYLRNASMTGPEWMPCSVSISGASWDQWRGELEQVLARHPTLFPGFEPGERDYDEWDYGAAHRAGERFTDAWGCVWYSEIAGIEGQVEGHPLADWDKLETYRAPDPLVQWDREPANWEKARSDAEQARREERLVTGGVRHGFLLMRMWYLRGFENLMFDIATDDPRLPRLIELLAEHNRRLIGAWLDIGVDVMGFGEDLGTQTASIISPRAFAGYVAPVYKRLIKPCRDAGCHVAFHSDGYVMELLGQLIDCGVTIVNPQDLCNGIDNLVREVKGRACIRLDIDRQKIVPFGTRREIRDLIEEEVRKLGSPAGGLELLVGIYPPTPPENVDALCDAMEEFRTYWWDGRG
- a CDS encoding 3-isopropylmalate dehydrogenase; this encodes MKTYKIAVIPGDGIGPEVVAEGLKVLQAAAAATGMKYELVNFDFGGERYLRTGEALPPGALDELRGFDAIYLGAVGHPEVKAGILEQGLLLALRFGLDQYINLRPIKLYAGVWTPVKDKGPADIDFVVVRENTECLYIGSGGFVHKGTPDEVAVQEMVYTRKGTERCIRFAYELTRKRNRGRKLTLCDKSNVLTYGHDLWQRVFREVGADYPDIEQDHAYVDATCMWMVKNPEWFDVIVTCNMFGDIITDLGAMIQGGMGIAASGNLNPEGVSMFEPIHGSAPKYAGQNKANPLAAISAAQMMAEHLGEAETAQRMERAIQSVLAGGKIPTMSATGGLPTSEIGDLVAAAASGGNTVGG